The following proteins are encoded in a genomic region of Amia ocellicauda isolate fAmiCal2 chromosome 6, fAmiCal2.hap1, whole genome shotgun sequence:
- the mrps9 gene encoding small ribosomal subunit protein uS9m produces MAASSGRVVRSLLRGCCGCYSVIAPSARTTITRQNLAFPVLARLVYTTSTLQRRNIAAEGPEKYTDEFIKKQIEEFNIGKRHLANMMGEDPETFTQEDIDRSISYLFPSGLFEKKARPLMKHPDDIFPKQRAVQWGKDGRPFHFLFYTGKQSYYSLMHDTYGKFLEIEKYQDRMRAKGLFSEVTKEVTLADSRWLSKEELEEILVEPISDHDYTRFVQLLERILAQPYCSIEEEYIHKFRRQLEVQSKKQKIEPLQYDADGIAFSMGEGRRKTATATTVVRDNGLGKISINGVDYLQYFPVLQDREQLMFPLQFLGRLGRHDLQCTVTGGGRSAQAGALRLAISRALLSFVEESEVETMRQAGLLTSDPRVKERKKPGQEGARKKFTWKKR; encoded by the exons GGGGATGCTGTGGCTGTTACTCTGTGATAGCACCGTCTGCCAGAACAACTATAACTCGACAAAATCTCGCCTTTCCC GTGCTGGCACGGCTAGTGTACACCACCTCAACACTTCAGAGAAGGAACATAGCTGCGGAAGGTCCTGAGAAGTACACCGATGAGTTCATCAAGAAGCAGATCGAGGAGTTTAATATTGGGAAAAGGCACCTGGCCAACATGATGGGCGAAGATCCGGAAACGTTCACACAGGAAGACATTGAC AGGAGCATTTCCTACCTTTTCCCTTCTGGGCTTTTTGAGAAAAAGGCTAGACCACTTATGAAG CATCCAGACGATATATTTCCAAAGCAGCGAG CTGTCCAATGGGGAAAAGATGGGCGTccttttcatttccttttctaCACCGGAAAGCAGTCTTATTACTCACTCATGCAt GACACGTATGGAAAGTTCCTAGAAATTGAAAAGTACCAAGATCGAATGAGAGCAAAGGGGCTTTTCTCAGAGGTTACTAAGGAAGT CACCCTTGCTGACAGCCGGTGGCTTTCCAAGGAGGAACTCGAGGAAATTCTTGTGGAACCCATTTCTGATCATGAT tacacTCGTTTTGTCCAGCTGCTGGAGCGGATCCTGGCACAGCCATACTGCTCTATAGAGGAGGAATACATTCACAAGTTCAGGAGGCAATTGGAGGTGCAATCCAAGAAACAGAAGATTGAGCCGCTGCAGTATGACGCTGACGGCATCGCCTTCAGCATGGGAGAAG GCCGAAGAAAGACTGCCACTGCTACCACAGTTGTTCGAGACAATGGCTTAGGGAAAATCTCTATCAATGGAGTTGATTACCTCCAGTATTTCCCAGTTCTCCAGGACAG GGAACAGCTGATGTTCCCCCTGCAGTTTCTGGGCCGGCTGGGCAGACATGACCTACAGTGCACTGTCACTGGGGGTGGGAGGTCTGCCCAGGCAGGGGCCCTGCGATTGGCCATCTCACGAGCTCTGCTGAGCTTTGTGGAGGAGAGTGAGGTGGAGACAATGAGGCAGG CTGGGCTGTTGACTTCTGACCCCCGGGTGAAGGAGCGGAAGAAGCCTGGGCAGGAGGGAGCGCGCAAGAAATTCACCTGGAAGAAGCGATAG